The Mucilaginibacter yixingensis genome window below encodes:
- a CDS encoding type III pantothenate kinase yields MANLVIDIGNTFTKIALFEGDKSLKFEKFASVTIPALKEFISGVKIDRALISTVKKSRGEWELVLASELPLIYFNSSLAGTIKNHYQTPQTLGPDRLASVTGAHQLYPGTSNLVINAGSCITYDWVDAEGNYYGGSISPGLNMRFKALNHYTSALPLIAAEEMGREEGDDTVSAMRSGVQNGIKHELEGFIEVYRKKDPNTNVVLSGGDGNFFDTLLKNSIFAPYIKNEPYLVLKGLNAALQHHND; encoded by the coding sequence ATGGCCAATCTGGTTATAGATATAGGCAATACTTTTACAAAGATTGCCCTGTTTGAAGGCGATAAGTCTCTCAAATTTGAAAAGTTTGCCAGCGTTACCATTCCTGCCCTCAAAGAGTTTATTAGCGGCGTGAAAATTGATCGCGCGCTGATCTCAACCGTGAAAAAAAGTAGAGGCGAGTGGGAGTTGGTATTGGCAAGCGAGTTACCGCTCATCTACTTCAACAGTAGCCTGGCAGGTACTATCAAAAACCATTATCAAACACCACAAACCCTGGGTCCGGACAGATTGGCTTCCGTTACCGGTGCACATCAGCTGTATCCGGGCACCAGTAATCTGGTAATCAACGCCGGTTCATGTATTACTTATGATTGGGTTGACGCCGAGGGGAATTACTACGGCGGCAGCATATCACCGGGTTTAAACATGCGCTTTAAAGCGTTGAACCATTATACATCGGCGTTGCCATTAATTGCTGCCGAAGAAATGGGCCGCGAGGAAGGCGATGACACCGTTAGTGCCATGCGCTCTGGTGTACAAAACGGTATTAAACATGAGCTGGAAGGCTTTATTGAGGTATATCGTAAAAAAGACCCGAATACCAACGTAGTACTGAGTGGCGGCGACGGCAATTTTTTTGATACTCTATTGAAAAATAGCATCTTTGCCCCCTACATAAAAAATGAACCTTATTTGGTTCTTAAAGGATTAAACGCAGCGTTACAACACCATAATGATTAA